In Candidatus Hydrogenedentota bacterium, the DNA window TCTTGCCGCTGTGCTGGTCGCGCCACATGAAGCCGCCCTTGCCCATCAGGTCGCCGCCGTAGGTGGGGATGCCCTTCCAGTTAAGCCACTTGTAGTCCAGGGTGAACTCCAGCCGGTCGGTGGCCTTCCACGCAAACCCCGTCTGCACCGTGCGCGGCGTGTCGAGGGCGGATTTCAGCAGGTCCCCGTAACCGCTCATGGACTCGGTCCAGTGGCGGGAGCTGTAATTCGCGCCCCAGGACCACTTGTCCCAGCGTTTGAAAAGGCCGACGCCGAACCCCGCGCCGAGCGAGTGGTCCCACTCGTGGCCCATTTCGGCGGACCGGAGGGAAAGGGTCAGGTGGTCGGTGCGGAACCGGGACACGGATCCGTGGAGCCCCAGGCCGACGGACCAGCCGTCGCCAAGTTCCAGTCCGTAGGCCAGCACCCCGCGGATGTGCTGGTAGCTGAGGCGGCGGTCACAGTTGGCCCCCGCCAGCTGGCTCAACCAGGTGCGGGAATGGGGAAAGTCCACGCCTGATCCGCTCGGGATGAACACGCCTCCGCCCAGGGTGCCCGTGGACAGGGGCCAGATGAACCCGGTGGACACGATGTTTCCGATCACCTCGGACTCCAGGGTGCCATCGAAGCGGTTGCCGATGAGTCCGCGGGGGTGAAGCTCCACATCCGTGAGGACGCTGTACCAGTTGATGTCGAAGCGCCGGTCCAGCTCCACGATGGAGGCCGGGTTCATGTAGCTCCAGTAGGCGCTGCGGGGGCTGGCCACGCCGCTGGACGCCCTCCCGAGCTGCTGCGCATCGTTGCCCAGAAGGAACACCCCCTCACTGGCCAGCGCGGGGAGTGAGAGGCATCCCAGCAGGAGGAAAGCGAAAAACGGGGTAAACGTGCCTTTCCGGACCGTGTGCGTAAAGAGCGTCATAGAGGAGGTTTCCCGTGGGGTAAGAAGCCTGACCATTCCTTGCGTGAGGGATTTTACCCCAGAGAAAACAGGAAAATCAACGAAATTGTTTTTATCTAATAACGAGAAAAAAGCAGAATTAGTAAATAGGGCAGGAAAACAAAAAAACAGGGCGCTTGGACGGGCCAAGCGCCCTGCGGGAATGTCTATGGGAGGAGCCTACCGCTGGTTGGTTTGCTCCCGCTCGAGTTCTTCCTGATATTCCACGGTGTAGCGGGCGGCCGGGAAAACCTCCAGACGCTTCTTGGGGATGGGTTTGCCGCTTCCCTCGCAGACGCCGAAGGTGCCGTTCTTGATGCGTAGAAGGGCCTCGTTGATCTCCATGAGGCGCTCCGAGGCGTTGCTGGCAATGTTTAGCGCGGTGTCCAACTCGAAACTGTCGGTCCCCTTCTCGGCGAAACTGGCAAGATCCCCGCCGTTGTCGCGCCCGGACTCGTTTCGGGTGGTTTCTTCGATGTTGCGAATGCTTCGCAACAGGCGCTCGCGTTCTTCCAGGAGCATCTTCTCAAACTTCTTCAGGTCCGTCTTGTTCATAATGCGGCACAACCTCCGTTTAGAGCAAGGACCCGGGGGTCCGGATTCCGCGTCTCCGGATTCTCCGGTGACGTCAAAAGCACATGGTCTAAATTGTTTTATGCCCGGTTTTGCCCCCTTCCGGGAGCGCCGGGAATCGGGGAAAGCACCGGTCAGTCTGACAACAGTTTATCACGCAGGGCGGCCAACTGGTCCGCCAGCAGCGTGTTCATGAGCGGGTTGTCGCCGCCCGCCGTTTCCCGGCGGTCACGCGGGGCGGACCGGTCTCCGGAGCGGTCGTGCGGCCGCCGGTCATCTTCCCTGCCCCGGCGCGGGCCGCCGCGGTCGGGCCGCGAGTCGCGGCCCTCGGGACGGCGTCCCCGCTCCCCTGCGTCCCGCGGACCCCGGGGCCGGTCATCGACCGGGCCGCGCCGTCCGCCTTCGGCGGGGTCGGGCTCGCGGGGCGGCAGCGTGGCGCGGATGGACAGGGAGATGCGCCGTCCCTCCGGGTCCACGCGGGTGACCATGGCTTTGACGGTCTGTCCCACCTCCAGGAAAGACTTCGGATCCTCAACAAAGTGGTCGCTCAGTTCGGAGAGGTGAATCAACCCTTCCTTGCCGACGCCGATGTCCACGAACACGCCGAACTCGGCGATGTTGGTGACTTTTCCCTCGACGACGACACCCTCTTGGAGGGCGGAGAGGTCAACGCGGGGGCGTTCGGGGCGGGTTCGCTCGGGGCGCGGCCTGGGTTCGGGCAGCACATAGCGGCCGCGGGGGTCCTCCCAGGGGGCGGTCAGTTCCCGCTGCCAGTCCGCAATGGCCAGGGGGCCGAAGGCGGGATCTCCGGATTCGGGGAAGCCCACCGTGACGGTGTCGGCCAGGGGAAGCGCCGCAGCGGAAAGACCGGCGGCGGCGAGAGCCTCCGTTATGGCCTCGTGCGCCTCGGGATGGATTCGCGTGGCGTCCAGGGGCTGCTCGCCCCCGGTGATGCGCAGGAAACCTGCGCAGAGAAGGGAGGATTTCTCCCCGATGCCGGAAACTTCCTTAAGCTGGGCGCGGCTGGTGAAGGGGCCGTCGGTTTCCCGGCGGCGGACGATGTTCTGCGCCGAGCCCATCTGGAGGCCCGTCACATAGCGCAGGGCGTGGACGGGGGCGCTGTTCAGGTCGAGGCCAATCCGGCAGACGCAGTATTCCAGGGTGCGGTAGAGGCCCTCCTGGAGCCGGCGCTGGTTCACCTCGCGCACATGGGGCCCGACGGCCAGATTGCGCGGCTCCAGCTTGATCATTTCCATGAGGGGATCCTGGCCCCGCCGCGCCAGACTGACGGCGGCCCGGAGCGGCTCCGCGAGGCCGGGGAGTTCAGCGGCGGCTTCGGCGGCGGCAGCCCAGGCGCTGATGCCCGCCTCCGGCGCGTGGATGACATGTACCCCGCGGATCCGGGTGCCGCGCAGGGCGTCCTGCAGGGCGCGTCCGGCGCGCCGGGCGGGGCCGCTGTTGCCCACCACCACGAGGCGGATATGGTGCGTCTCCAGTAGTTCGGCGGCCACATCGGCGGCGGTCTTCGGCGCGGCGTCGCCTTCTGCCTGCCCCTCCGCTGGCGTGTCCAGCCGCGCCTCCAGGCAGGCGCCCGTCTCGTCCACGGCGGCGAAGGCCGTGCCGCCGCCGCGCATGGGATGGACCGCCAGCAGGCGCACCGGCCCGGCCGGCTGCGTCATGACCGCCGTCTCCACCTGCCTGCGCAGGTCGGCGATGACGGCCTCGTCCGCCGCCTGCTGGGCGGACGCGAAGACCTGCTCCTCCATCTCCACGCGGAGCACGCGGCGGAAGGCGTCGCGGACGGCGGCGGTGA includes these proteins:
- a CDS encoding TraR/DksA family transcriptional regulator; protein product: MNKTDLKKFEKMLLEERERLLRSIRNIEETTRNESGRDNGGDLASFAEKGTDSFELDTALNIASNASERLMEINEALLRIKNGTFGVCEGSGKPIPKKRLEVFPAARYTVEYQEELEREQTNQR
- a CDS encoding S1 RNA-binding domain-containing protein, with the translated sequence MEQRFVEMVAVETAALPDQVRAAVELLDRGLTASFIAAYRRDATGGLDAERLELIERRNQQFITLTSRRDAMRANITAANRLTDSLAAALDACSDALTLEDLCLPFRKRKNSKAAVAALRGLEPLADFIMIQVPHPGPVPFMAEQHISAEHHVLTVEEALEGARDILSERIALDAGVRRMVRDTLRDEGVLAVSGTKYLGAQRQRFEPFFNHRKPLRETAPADLLTILRGLKIGALRTELLIDEDALEAAIIAKYLKDPESSFAPEITAAVRDAFRRVLRVEMEEQVFASAQQAADEAVIADLRRQVETAVMTQPAGPVRLLAVHPMRGGGTAFAAVDETGACLEARLDTPAEGQAEGDAAPKTAADVAAELLETHHIRLVVVGNSGPARRAGRALQDALRGTRIRGVHVIHAPEAGISAWAAAAEAAAELPGLAEPLRAAVSLARRGQDPLMEMIKLEPRNLAVGPHVREVNQRRLQEGLYRTLEYCVCRIGLDLNSAPVHALRYVTGLQMGSAQNIVRRRETDGPFTSRAQLKEVSGIGEKSSLLCAGFLRITGGEQPLDATRIHPEAHEAITEALAAAGLSAAALPLADTVTVGFPESGDPAFGPLAIADWQRELTAPWEDPRGRYVLPEPRPRPERTRPERPRVDLSALQEGVVVEGKVTNIAEFGVFVDIGVGKEGLIHLSELSDHFVEDPKSFLEVGQTVKAMVTRVDPEGRRISLSIRATLPPREPDPAEGGRRGPVDDRPRGPRDAGERGRRPEGRDSRPDRGGPRRGREDDRRPHDRSGDRSAPRDRRETAGGDNPLMNTLLADQLAALRDKLLSD